A genomic segment from Bombus affinis isolate iyBomAffi1 chromosome 13, iyBomAffi1.2, whole genome shotgun sequence encodes:
- the LOC126923280 gene encoding 28 kDa heat- and acid-stable phosphoprotein, translating to MPRGKYVSYKGRSRHFTNPEELEEQRRQEEKKLQWRKNKGKDSSSDEEDEPKAHGDSVKNNSSSGTDSNSESESESETEGKTKGVENLIQVENPNRVQKKAKKLSQLNQSLDTAKPDLSRREREQLERQRAYANYQKLHAAGKTEEARADLARLAIVKQQREEAAKKREAEKKQKELALQRKTELRQKALGKKS from the exons ATGCCACGCG GTAAATATGTCAGTTACAAAGGCCGGAGTCGTCACTTCACTAACCCCGAGGAACTGGAGGAGCAACGACGCCAGGAGGAAAAAAAGCTCCAGTGGAGA aaaaacaaAGGGAAGGATAGTTCAAGTGATGAGGAAGACGAACCCAAAGCACACGGTGATTCAGTAAAAAATAATAGTTCCTCGGGAACAGATTCCAACAGcgaatcagaatcagaatcgGAAACTGAG GGAAAGACAAAGGGTGTAGAAAATTTAATTCAAGTTGAAAATCCAAATAGGGTACAAAAGAAAGCAAAAAAATTATCTCAATTAAATCAATCTTTAGACACAGCGAAACCAGATTTATCTCGTAGAGAACG gGAACAACTAGAAAGACAGAGAGCATATGCAAACTACCAGAAATTACATGCGGCAGGTAAAACGGAAGAAGCACGCGCGGATCTAGCACGATTAGCTATAGTTAAACAACAACGGGAGGAAGCGGCTAAAAAACGagaagctgaaaagaaacaaaaagaacTCGCTCTTCAGAGGAAAACGGAACTTAGGCAAAAAGCTCTTGGCAAAAAATCCTAG